Proteins encoded by one window of Erythrobacter sp.:
- a CDS encoding C40 family peptidase: protein MNAHSRALADAARALLGTPFRLYGRDPASGVDCIGLVACSLVACGQEVPEIPRYALRNLSLSPFLGLLAEAGFAPVTTQVQPGDLLLLKPSPGQFHLAIAVDGRAIAHAHAGLGRVVLSPLPAPHCISGRWRLT, encoded by the coding sequence ATGAACGCCCATTCGCGCGCCCTCGCCGATGCGGCGCGGGCACTGCTGGGGACCCCCTTCCGCCTGTACGGTCGCGATCCAGCGAGCGGGGTGGACTGCATCGGCCTGGTCGCCTGTTCGCTCGTCGCCTGCGGGCAAGAGGTGCCGGAAATCCCGCGCTACGCCCTGCGCAACCTCAGCCTGTCGCCCTTCCTTGGCCTGCTGGCGGAGGCCGGATTTGCGCCCGTCACCACGCAAGTGCAGCCCGGCGACCTGCTGCTGCTCAAGCCCTCGCCCGGCCAGTTCCATCTGGCGATTGCCGTCGATGGGCGAGCCATCGCCCACGCCCACGCCGGTCTTGGGCGCGTCGTTCTTTCTCCCCTGCCCGCCCCGCATTGCATCTCCGGCCGCTGGCGGCTCACCTGA
- a CDS encoding aspartate aminotransferase family protein, with translation MSIPALMPVYPRCGVRPVRGEHCHLIDEDGTRYLDFAAGIAVNLLGHNHEGLIGAIQQQAAKLMHVSNLYGSPQGEALAQRLVDLTFADTVFFTNSGAEAVECAIKTARAYHQHVGNDDKFELITFKNAFHGRTMATISASNQEKMHKGFMPLLPGFKYVDFDDLEGAKAAIGPNTAGFLVEPVQGEGGIRAGSPEFIKGLRELADKHDLMLIFDEVQCGVARTGTLYAYEQYGVEPDIMATAKGIGGGFPIGACLATEKAARGMVAGTHGSTYGGNPLAMAAGMAVLDAVANEEFLAEVRTKGERLRGRLEQFIGNYPDLFVEVRGMGLMLGLKMKGEPRPFMIHLRDNHQLLTVAAGDSTLRLLPPLVIGDAEMDEFFDKLSAAAASYQPEPVPA, from the coding sequence ATGTCGATACCTGCGCTGATGCCCGTCTATCCCCGGTGCGGCGTGCGGCCTGTGCGCGGCGAGCATTGCCACCTGATCGATGAGGACGGCACCCGCTATCTCGATTTCGCTGCGGGCATCGCGGTCAACCTGCTTGGCCACAACCATGAAGGGCTGATCGGGGCGATCCAGCAGCAGGCGGCGAAGCTGATGCACGTTTCCAATCTCTACGGCAGCCCGCAGGGCGAGGCACTGGCGCAGCGGCTGGTCGATCTGACCTTTGCCGATACGGTGTTCTTCACCAATTCGGGTGCCGAAGCGGTGGAATGCGCGATCAAGACCGCGCGCGCCTATCACCAGCATGTCGGCAATGACGACAAGTTCGAGCTGATTACCTTCAAGAACGCCTTCCACGGGAGGACGATGGCCACGATCAGCGCTTCGAATCAGGAGAAGATGCACAAGGGTTTCATGCCGTTGCTGCCGGGCTTCAAATACGTCGATTTCGACGATCTGGAAGGCGCCAAGGCGGCCATCGGCCCGAACACGGCGGGCTTTCTGGTCGAGCCGGTGCAGGGCGAGGGCGGCATCCGCGCCGGTTCGCCCGAATTCATCAAGGGACTGCGCGAGCTGGCAGACAAGCACGACCTGATGCTGATCTTCGACGAAGTGCAGTGCGGCGTTGCCCGCACCGGCACGCTCTATGCCTACGAGCAGTACGGCGTGGAGCCCGACATCATGGCGACGGCGAAAGGCATCGGCGGCGGCTTCCCGATCGGCGCCTGCCTCGCCACCGAAAAGGCCGCGCGCGGCATGGTGGCGGGCACCCACGGATCCACCTACGGCGGCAATCCACTGGCGATGGCTGCGGGCATGGCCGTGCTGGACGCAGTGGCGAACGAGGAATTCCTTGCCGAAGTCCGCACCAAGGGCGAGCGGCTGCGCGGGCGGCTCGAACAGTTCATCGGCAATTACCCCGATCTGTTCGTCGAAGTGCGCGGCATGGGGCTGATGCTCGGCCTCAAGATGAAGGGTGAACCGCGTCCATTCATGATCCACCTGCGCGACAACCACCAACTGCTGACCGTTGCGGCGGGGGATTCGACGCTGCGGCTGCTGCCACCGCTGGTGATCGGCGATGCGGAGATGGACGAATTCTTCGACAAGCTGTCGGCAGCTGCGGCGAGTTACCAGCCTGAGCCGGTTCCGGCATGA
- a CDS encoding DUF2163 domain-containing protein, which translates to MSHVFLATALEGVATWWSIKRRDGVALGFTSHNRDLAFGGMTYRAAPGMIPSAIRRTASLERDAVEVEGVLAHDSISAADLEAGRYARARIAIGLVDWETLDRTTLFHGELGNVAQQDGTFEAELRSAKANLELDMVPRTSPTCRAVFCDADCGVNPARFTHLLAVTSIDLFANSVGFAGAPAAREMQGGWIKWVDGPLAGVTMQVIDDLGAALVLDRPLVDGIATGQLAYLREGCDHTVATCASRFGNAVNFRGEPHLPGNDLLARYPSSSG; encoded by the coding sequence ATGAGCCACGTGTTTCTTGCGACCGCGCTCGAAGGCGTGGCCACCTGGTGGAGCATCAAGCGACGGGACGGTGTGGCGCTGGGTTTCACCAGCCACAATCGCGATCTGGCCTTCGGCGGCATGACCTACCGCGCCGCGCCGGGGATGATCCCCTCCGCCATCCGCCGCACCGCCAGCCTCGAACGCGATGCGGTGGAGGTGGAAGGTGTGCTGGCGCACGATTCGATATCCGCCGCCGATCTGGAGGCAGGGCGCTATGCCCGGGCGCGAATTGCGATTGGGCTGGTGGACTGGGAGACGCTTGACCGGACCACGCTGTTCCACGGCGAACTCGGCAACGTGGCACAGCAGGACGGGACGTTCGAAGCGGAGTTGCGCTCAGCCAAGGCGAACCTCGAACTGGACATGGTGCCGCGCACCAGCCCGACCTGCCGCGCGGTGTTTTGCGATGCGGACTGCGGGGTAAATCCCGCGCGGTTCACGCACCTGCTGGCAGTGACCAGTATCGATCTGTTCGCCAACAGCGTGGGCTTCGCGGGTGCTCCGGCGGCGAGGGAAATGCAGGGCGGCTGGATTAAATGGGTCGACGGTCCGCTCGCCGGAGTGACCATGCAGGTGATCGATGACCTCGGCGCCGCGCTGGTCCTCGACCGCCCGCTAGTCGACGGAATTGCAACCGGCCAGCTCGCTTACCTGCGCGAGGGCTGCGACCACACTGTCGCCACCTGCGCCAGCCGCTTCGGTAATGCCGTAAACTTTCGCGGCGAACCGCACCTGCCGGGGAACGACCTGCTGGCGCGCTACCCGTCCAGTTCGGGATGA
- a CDS encoding sterol desaturase family protein, producing the protein MPFDPVAYAIPVFVLLIVAELLWARKRNPAAYESRDTATSLAIGLGSTVASGFAGGAVAGLLVWAHSIAPVEIGWAWWAWPLCFVLDDLAYYCFHRSAHRVRWFWASHVNHHSSQHYNLSTALRQSWTGFVALSFVFRLPLALAGLEPGMILVCGGFNLIYQFWIHTEAIGRMPRWFEAVMNTPSHHRVHHAVNARYLDRNYAGTFIVWDRVFGTFSPEDDADRIRYGIVHQLGSFNVLKAVFHEWVAIARDIARAPWRHKLSYLWREPGWSHDGSRETSDMIRARWREGNLQPPR; encoded by the coding sequence ATGCCTTTCGATCCTGTCGCCTATGCCATTCCCGTATTCGTGTTACTGATCGTCGCCGAACTGCTGTGGGCAAGGAAGCGCAATCCGGCAGCCTACGAATCGCGCGACACCGCGACTTCGCTTGCCATCGGACTGGGGAGCACGGTGGCGAGTGGATTCGCTGGCGGGGCGGTGGCGGGACTGCTGGTCTGGGCTCACAGCATCGCGCCGGTCGAGATCGGCTGGGCCTGGTGGGCCTGGCCGTTGTGCTTCGTGCTCGACGATCTGGCCTATTATTGCTTCCACCGCAGCGCGCACCGGGTGCGCTGGTTCTGGGCGAGCCACGTCAACCACCATTCCAGTCAGCACTACAACCTCTCGACGGCGCTGCGGCAGAGCTGGACGGGGTTTGTCGCGCTGTCGTTCGTGTTCCGGCTGCCGCTGGCGCTGGCGGGATTGGAGCCGGGAATGATCCTGGTCTGTGGCGGGTTCAACCTGATCTACCAGTTCTGGATCCATACCGAAGCGATCGGGAGGATGCCGCGCTGGTTCGAAGCAGTGATGAACACGCCCTCGCACCACCGAGTCCATCACGCGGTGAACGCGCGCTATCTCGATCGCAATTACGCGGGAACTTTTATCGTCTGGGACCGGGTGTTCGGCACATTCTCACCCGAGGACGATGCGGACCGCATTCGGTATGGGATCGTTCACCAGCTCGGCAGCTTCAACGTGCTGAAGGCGGTGTTCCACGAATGGGTGGCCATTGCCCGCGATATCGCGCGCGCGCCGTGGCGGCACAAGTTGTCCTACCTCTGGCGGGAGCCGGGCTGGAGCCACGATGGAAGCCGCGAAACTTCGGACATGATTCGGGCGCGATGGAGAGAAGGAAACTTGCAGCCGCCCCGGTAA
- a CDS encoding cold-shock protein has protein sequence MGYDKGRRGRGRDKRDGFGEEGFDPFGEPKPMESGGWRSGGNDRFGGGGGGDRFGGGGGSSFGGGNRGGGGGFSGGPRGGGAGGAPRGPGGGGGGMPAQVVGTGQGKVKFFNAAKGFGFIQRDEGGEDVFVHISQVERAGLEALAEGQELQFNLVDRGGKVSAADLQIVGDVIAAPAKAAPQRELTGDKAVGTVKFFNAMKGFGFITRDDGKEDAFVHISAVERSGLQGIEEGDRFEFDLEVDRRGKYSAVNLVPVQA, from the coding sequence ATGGGTTACGACAAAGGACGTCGCGGGCGGGGACGCGACAAGCGGGATGGTTTCGGAGAAGAAGGGTTCGATCCTTTCGGCGAACCCAAGCCGATGGAAAGCGGCGGCTGGCGCAGCGGCGGCAATGATCGCTTTGGCGGTGGTGGCGGCGGTGATCGCTTCGGCGGCGGCGGCGGCAGCAGCTTCGGCGGTGGCAACCGCGGCGGTGGTGGCGGCTTCAGCGGCGGCCCGCGTGGCGGTGGCGCCGGCGGTGCTCCGCGCGGTCCGGGTGGCGGCGGTGGCGGCATGCCCGCGCAGGTCGTCGGCACCGGCCAGGGCAAGGTCAAGTTCTTCAACGCCGCGAAGGGCTTCGGCTTCATCCAGCGCGATGAAGGCGGGGAAGACGTGTTCGTCCACATCAGTCAGGTCGAGCGTGCCGGCCTGGAAGCGCTTGCCGAAGGGCAGGAGCTGCAATTCAATCTCGTCGATCGCGGCGGCAAGGTTTCGGCGGCCGATCTGCAGATCGTCGGCGATGTCATCGCTGCTCCTGCGAAGGCAGCACCGCAGCGCGAGCTGACCGGTGACAAGGCCGTGGGCACGGTCAAGTTCTTCAATGCGATGAAAGGGTTCGGCTTCATCACGCGCGACGATGGCAAGGAAGACGCCTTCGTGCACATCAGCGCGGTGGAACGCTCGGGCCTGCAGGGCATCGAAGAGGGTGACCGCTTCGAGTTCGATCTCGAAGTCGATCGACGAGGCAAGTACTCGGCCGTTAACCTGGTTCCGGTTCAGGCCTGA
- the queC gene encoding 7-cyano-7-deazaguanine synthase QueC, whose amino-acid sequence MNAPNKTAIVLLSGGLDSMVSAALALEQGFALNALTIDYGQRHRRELQSAQAIAQRLGVVRHVTLPLDLRAFGGSALTAEIDVPKGGVGEDIPVTYVPARNLLFLALTTAFAESCASGDIFIGVNALDYSGYPDCRPEFIASFAETARLGTKQGIEGNPFIIHTPLQHMTKADIARECARLGLDPAWSWSCYDPTGEGLACGLCDSCRLRRKGFIEAGVTDTTTYAA is encoded by the coding sequence ATGAACGCGCCGAACAAAACCGCTATCGTTCTGCTCTCGGGCGGACTGGATTCGATGGTCTCGGCGGCGCTGGCGCTGGAGCAGGGCTTTGCGCTGAACGCGCTGACCATCGATTACGGCCAGCGGCACCGGCGTGAACTGCAATCGGCTCAGGCCATTGCGCAGCGGCTGGGTGTCGTGCGCCATGTCACCCTGCCGCTCGATTTGCGCGCCTTTGGCGGCTCAGCGCTGACGGCGGAAATCGACGTGCCCAAGGGCGGGGTGGGAGAGGATATCCCCGTCACCTATGTTCCGGCGCGCAACCTGCTATTCCTGGCGCTGACGACGGCCTTCGCGGAAAGCTGCGCTTCGGGCGACATCTTTATCGGAGTGAATGCGCTCGACTATTCGGGCTACCCCGATTGCAGACCCGAATTCATCGCCAGCTTTGCGGAGACCGCCCGGCTGGGGACGAAGCAGGGGATAGAGGGCAATCCCTTCATCATCCACACCCCGCTCCAGCACATGACCAAGGCCGATATTGCCCGCGAATGCGCGCGACTGGGGCTCGATCCGGCGTGGAGCTGGTCGTGCTATGATCCGACGGGGGAGGGGCTGGCCTGCGGGCTGTGCGACTCTTGCCGTCTGCGGCGTAAGGGCTTTATCGAGGCGGGCGTCACGGACACCACGACCTACGCGGCCTAG
- a CDS encoding superoxide dismutase family protein, which yields MALRPLLAAPLALIALAGCQTAYETAATQIAEASVLDRQGQQVGTARMFSLGGEVTLNASFTGLPAGTRAVHLHTTGDCSAADFTSAGGHLNPGGNEHGTRNPQGAHLGDLPNVTIAADGSGTMSTVLRGTRESVEAAVFDADGTAIVVHESADDYATDPTGAAGGRIACGVVARG from the coding sequence ATGGCTTTGCGCCCCCTCCTCGCCGCCCCCTTGGCCCTGATCGCGCTGGCAGGCTGCCAGACCGCTTATGAAACCGCAGCCACGCAGATCGCAGAGGCATCGGTACTCGATCGGCAGGGCCAGCAAGTCGGCACCGCGCGAATGTTTTCGCTAGGTGGCGAAGTGACGCTGAACGCCAGCTTCACCGGGCTGCCCGCAGGCACGCGCGCGGTTCACCTCCACACCACTGGCGATTGCAGCGCCGCCGATTTCACCTCGGCAGGCGGGCATCTCAATCCCGGCGGCAACGAACACGGCACCCGCAATCCGCAGGGCGCGCATCTGGGAGACCTGCCCAATGTCACCATAGCCGCCGACGGTTCGGGCACGATGAGCACAGTGCTGCGCGGTACCCGCGAAAGTGTCGAGGCCGCGGTCTTTGACGCTGACGGTACCGCCATTGTGGTGCATGAAAGTGCCGACGATTATGCGACCGATCCTACCGGCGCAGCTGGTGGCAGGATTGCCTGCGGAGTGGTGGCGCGGGGTTAG
- a CDS encoding phage tail protein encodes MATLVLSAVGTYFGGPIGGTIGSLIGSRIDAELFGPSDRESPRLTELKITTSSYGAPVGRHFGKMRAAGTIVWATELQESKEKVGGGKGQPSTVTYSYSASIAVALASRPIAGLGRIWADGNLLRGAAGDLKVGGTLRLYKGTGNQQPDPLIASAEGSEASGFRGLAYCVFEELQLAEFGNRIPALTFEIIADDGEVSLTELAATAGAEVTVERTLPALEGFSDEGGALAETLAAIDLLYPLASHASGGNLTIGDGDPAGEPLLTLLEAVVDASGDSFGGASGKAQRQRADDNRVPAGLRYYDVERDFQAGLQRVSGRAAPGRSRIIDFPGALQASNAKALADHAAERANFAQERIAWRIAEIDPALVPGQVVAVPGKPGKWRVDAWEWRENGVELELQRLPQRRGAAVATVPGRSLTPVDAVATPTVLAAFELPWDGMGSPDSSRIYAAASSPSAGWTGAALYAEDGGSLAPIAASGSRRSVIGITQGPLAAIRTALVDRQSALVVTLASADFVLESRSLEDLAQGANRALVGEEVLQFAHAVHLGGANWRISTLLRGRGGTEHVSLAGTPAGAVFVLLDDRPLLLDESQLNSALSIAAIGLADSHPVLASIIGFGTTLRPLTPVHPRAAELADGGLALCWIRRARGAFGWPATVEVPLNEQREAWELGLGDPDAPVMRWEVFSPALTISAAVMGQLRADHSGQALWVRQIGTHARSLPLFLTTIA; translated from the coding sequence ATGGCCACGCTCGTCCTTTCCGCCGTCGGCACCTATTTCGGCGGCCCCATCGGCGGCACCATCGGTTCGCTGATCGGCAGCCGGATCGACGCCGAACTGTTTGGCCCGTCCGACCGCGAAAGCCCGCGCCTGACCGAACTGAAGATCACCACCTCCAGCTATGGCGCGCCGGTGGGCCGTCACTTCGGCAAGATGCGCGCGGCGGGCACGATTGTCTGGGCGACTGAACTGCAAGAATCGAAAGAGAAGGTGGGCGGCGGCAAGGGCCAGCCGAGCACCGTGACCTACAGCTATTCGGCTTCCATCGCAGTGGCGCTCGCCAGTCGCCCGATAGCCGGACTGGGGCGGATCTGGGCGGACGGCAACCTGCTGCGCGGCGCGGCGGGCGACCTGAAGGTGGGCGGGACTTTGCGGCTCTACAAGGGCACCGGGAACCAGCAGCCCGACCCGCTGATCGCCAGCGCCGAGGGCAGCGAAGCGAGCGGCTTTCGCGGCCTCGCCTACTGCGTGTTCGAGGAACTGCAGCTCGCCGAATTCGGCAACCGCATTCCCGCGCTCACGTTCGAAATCATTGCCGACGATGGCGAAGTCAGCCTGACCGAGCTGGCAGCTACGGCGGGCGCGGAGGTAACGGTCGAACGCACCTTGCCCGCGCTCGAAGGCTTTTCCGATGAGGGCGGCGCGCTGGCGGAGACGCTCGCCGCGATCGATCTGCTCTATCCGCTTGCCAGCCACGCCTCGGGCGGCAACCTGACCATCGGCGATGGCGATCCGGCGGGCGAGCCGCTGCTAACCCTGCTCGAAGCGGTGGTCGATGCATCGGGGGACAGCTTCGGCGGCGCTTCCGGCAAGGCCCAGCGCCAGCGTGCCGACGACAACCGCGTCCCCGCGGGCCTGCGCTATTACGATGTCGAACGCGATTTTCAGGCAGGCCTGCAGCGTGTCAGCGGCCGCGCAGCGCCGGGGCGCAGCCGGATCATCGACTTTCCTGGTGCCTTGCAGGCCAGCAATGCCAAGGCTCTAGCCGATCATGCCGCCGAACGGGCGAATTTCGCGCAGGAGCGTATCGCTTGGCGGATCGCCGAAATCGATCCGGCGCTCGTCCCCGGCCAGGTCGTCGCCGTCCCCGGCAAGCCCGGCAAGTGGCGGGTTGATGCGTGGGAGTGGCGCGAGAATGGCGTAGAGCTGGAACTGCAACGGCTGCCGCAACGACGCGGGGCGGCGGTGGCGACGGTTCCGGGGCGGTCGCTTACCCCGGTGGATGCTGTCGCCACCCCCACGGTGCTCGCGGCTTTCGAATTACCGTGGGACGGCATGGGCTCGCCCGATTCGAGCCGGATCTATGCTGCCGCCAGTTCTCCGAGCGCAGGCTGGACCGGGGCAGCGCTCTATGCCGAGGATGGCGGCAGCCTTGCTCCCATCGCTGCGAGTGGATCGCGGCGGAGCGTGATCGGAATCACGCAAGGTCCGCTTGCGGCCATACGCACCGCGCTGGTGGATCGCCAGTCGGCACTGGTCGTAACGCTGGCATCGGCCGACTTCGTACTCGAAAGCCGCAGTCTCGAAGACCTCGCGCAAGGCGCCAACCGGGCGCTCGTGGGCGAGGAGGTGCTCCAGTTCGCCCATGCCGTTCACCTGGGCGGGGCAAACTGGCGAATTTCCACCCTGCTGCGGGGGCGCGGCGGAACCGAGCACGTCTCTCTTGCCGGTACACCAGCCGGAGCGGTCTTCGTACTGCTCGATGATCGACCCTTGTTGCTCGACGAAAGCCAGCTTAACTCAGCGCTTTCGATTGCTGCCATCGGTCTTGCGGACAGCCATCCGGTGCTCGCTTCGATCATCGGGTTCGGCACAACCTTGCGCCCGCTCACTCCGGTGCATCCGCGCGCCGCCGAATTGGCGGACGGTGGCCTTGCCCTGTGCTGGATCCGCCGTGCACGGGGAGCCTTCGGCTGGCCCGCGACCGTTGAAGTGCCGCTCAATGAACAACGCGAGGCGTGGGAACTTGGCCTGGGCGATCCGGACGCGCCAGTAATGCGCTGGGAAGTCTTCAGCCCCGCGCTGACGATCAGCGCGGCAGTGATGGGCCAATTGCGCGCAGACCATTCCGGCCAAGCGCTGTGGGTCCGCCAGATCGGCACCCACGCCCGTTCGCTCCCGCTTTTCCTGACCACCATTGCTTGA
- the argF gene encoding ornithine carbamoyltransferase codes for MTARHFLDLSDAGGDAIAAMLGDAIDRKAARQGQPKGRADADAPLAGRVLAMVFEKNSTRTRVSFDMAMRQLGGSALILDAGTSQLGRGESIADTARVLSRMADAIMVRTSDHAKIEEMARHASVPVINGLTDRSHPCQIVADLLTMIEHKKPLPGLEVAWFGDGNNVLHSILEAAALMKFNVRIATPAGYEPEAEFVDMSRAAGCAVVLTQDAAAAASGADVLVTDTWVSMGQADSAEKLAAMEPYRVDSALMALAKPDAVFLHCLPAHVGEEVSEGVFEGPQSVVFDEAENRIHAQKSVLLWCFGLLG; via the coding sequence ATGACCGCGCGGCATTTCCTCGATCTGAGCGATGCGGGGGGAGACGCCATCGCGGCGATGCTGGGCGATGCGATCGATCGCAAGGCCGCGCGGCAGGGCCAGCCCAAGGGGCGCGCCGATGCCGATGCGCCTTTGGCAGGCCGGGTGCTGGCGATGGTGTTCGAAAAAAACTCCACCCGCACCCGCGTCAGCTTCGATATGGCGATGCGCCAGCTCGGGGGCTCTGCTCTGATCCTCGATGCGGGTACTTCGCAATTGGGGCGCGGCGAATCGATTGCCGATACCGCACGCGTACTCAGCCGCATGGCCGATGCGATCATGGTGCGCACCAGCGACCACGCCAAGATCGAGGAGATGGCGCGCCATGCCAGCGTGCCGGTGATCAACGGCCTGACCGATCGTTCGCACCCATGCCAGATCGTCGCCGACCTGCTGACCATGATCGAACACAAGAAGCCGCTGCCTGGACTGGAAGTGGCCTGGTTCGGTGATGGCAACAACGTGCTGCATTCGATCCTTGAGGCAGCGGCGCTGATGAAGTTCAACGTCAGGATCGCTACGCCTGCGGGCTATGAGCCCGAGGCCGAATTCGTCGATATGTCGCGCGCTGCCGGTTGTGCTGTCGTGCTGACGCAGGACGCAGCGGCGGCTGCTTCCGGGGCCGATGTGTTGGTTACCGATACCTGGGTGTCGATGGGGCAGGCCGATTCGGCAGAAAAGCTCGCCGCGATGGAGCCCTATCGCGTCGATTCCGCACTAATGGCGCTGGCCAAGCCTGACGCGGTGTTCCTGCACTGCCTGCCCGCCCATGTCGGGGAAGAGGTGAGCGAGGGCGTGTTCGAGGGCCCGCAATCTGTTGTGTTCGACGAGGCGGAGAACCGCATTCACGCGCAGAAGTCGGTGCTGCTGTGGTGCTTCGGCTTGCTCGGATGA
- a CDS encoding DUF2793 domain-containing protein, whose amino-acid sequence MTDPIAFASATPRYALPQLFVAQAQKELTLNEALARIDGLLHPVAEGEADAPPASPADGECWIVGTAPTGDWSGQSGAIALRQAGNWLFVAPREGTSVYDRAAGSMARYDSGWQRNSAISAPSGGTFTDVEARAAIAGLIAALAVAGIVPEI is encoded by the coding sequence ATGACTGATCCCATCGCTTTTGCTTCCGCCACCCCGCGCTACGCCCTGCCCCAACTTTTCGTGGCGCAGGCACAGAAGGAACTCACATTGAACGAGGCACTCGCCCGGATTGACGGGCTGCTGCACCCGGTAGCGGAGGGCGAGGCCGACGCACCCCCCGCCAGCCCTGCCGATGGCGAATGCTGGATCGTCGGGACCGCTCCAACAGGCGACTGGAGCGGCCAGTCCGGCGCAATCGCGCTGCGGCAGGCCGGGAACTGGCTATTCGTTGCTCCGCGCGAGGGCACTTCCGTTTACGACAGGGCGGCAGGGAGCATGGCGCGTTATGACAGTGGGTGGCAGCGCAACTCCGCGATCTCTGCTCCTTCAGGAGGCACTTTCACCGATGTGGAAGCGCGCGCCGCAATTGCCGGACTGATTGCAGCACTGGCCGTAGCCGGGATCGTTCCCGAAATTTGA
- a CDS encoding Hsp33 family molecular chaperone HslO: protein MNRIDQDIHTDRLLGFTLPDRDCRGRIVRLGPVLDEILGAHDYPPALTHCLAEALVLTVLMGGLLKDENDQLTLQAQSVGGVASLLVCDYRNGELRGYIEHDAERVGELGGANVSLANLFGKGHLAITFDIGSQGKRYQGIVPLEGDSLSAAVEGYFAQSEQVPTRIRTAIRSGAAGNCAAGMLIQHLPDGEEGRERLHARLDHPEWEHVAILADTLRHEELADPDLSLEDLVWRLYHEEPEVLVVPGARIRKGCRCTVTHFEEVLARFPKEERREMANEAGIIVVDCAFCSKEFAIQD from the coding sequence ATGAACCGGATCGATCAAGACATTCACACCGACCGCCTGCTCGGCTTCACCCTGCCCGACCGCGATTGCCGCGGGCGGATCGTACGGCTGGGGCCGGTGCTCGACGAGATTCTCGGCGCGCACGACTATCCGCCTGCGCTGACCCATTGCCTTGCCGAAGCGCTGGTGCTGACCGTGCTGATGGGCGGTCTGCTCAAGGATGAAAACGACCAGCTGACCCTGCAGGCGCAAAGTGTGGGAGGCGTGGCCAGCCTGCTGGTCTGCGATTATCGCAACGGCGAATTGCGGGGCTATATCGAGCATGATGCGGAGCGGGTCGGCGAACTGGGCGGAGCCAACGTGTCGTTGGCCAACCTGTTCGGCAAAGGCCACCTGGCGATCACCTTCGATATCGGCAGTCAGGGCAAGCGCTATCAGGGCATCGTGCCGCTGGAAGGTGATTCGCTGTCTGCTGCGGTGGAAGGCTATTTCGCGCAGAGTGAGCAGGTGCCCACGCGCATCCGCACCGCGATCCGCTCAGGCGCAGCAGGCAATTGCGCCGCCGGAATGCTGATCCAGCACCTGCCCGATGGCGAGGAAGGCCGCGAGCGGTTGCATGCACGGCTCGATCACCCGGAGTGGGAGCACGTTGCGATTCTGGCCGACACCCTTCGCCACGAGGAACTGGCAGATCCGGATTTGTCGCTCGAAGATCTGGTCTGGCGTCTGTACCACGAAGAGCCTGAAGTGCTGGTGGTGCCGGGTGCGCGTATCAGGAAGGGGTGCCGCTGCACGGTGACCCATTTCGAAGAGGTACTGGCGCGCTTCCCGAAGGAAGAGCGCCGTGAAATGGCCAATGAAGCCGGGATAATCGTGGTCGATTGCGCGTTCTGTTCGAAGGAGTTTGCCATTCAGGACTAG